One Acinetobacter colistiniresistens DNA segment encodes these proteins:
- a CDS encoding neutral/alkaline non-lysosomal ceramidase N-terminal domain-containing protein, with product MYQAGWDKQQIKVTPKGYAMFGYGQWSHRAYEQRTALYARSVSIVDPSGHRLLLCCLDLGCITHAMRSQTIAQLTQILGSQFDDNQLVLMATHTHSGPGGCGYEALYNLPTPGFVPEHLSAIVEAIVLSIQNAIGSEQDTEIFLGTQHFSEPIPIAWNRSIKAYNRNPEVQPRTDAETHLALNREMQLIGFYREQKLQSFISLFGVHATCLGNSLNAYDGDNKGYAAAFSEQALTEQGIENPVTIFAQATAGDVSPHFHGKDQLKIRNRIKGEQEYQYAQQNGRYQSELALSTLQQNIAKTLEKVEGRIDAVLSYVDLSNIEIPEAFVAGQKHAKTSQPCHGTAFFAGTPVDGLGAPKPLIMGMQFLADQFRKQKIKHPKAADFADYQQLYASQGPKQILLEAGAKKILGQPIGFPPSMLDPLIAEMNRQVKAGAIQHSPLVPSVVPLQIVRLGQLALICCPGEFTTIAGQRVVDTVKQMLAAQASIESVWLASYCNDYMGYVTTYEEYQAQAYEGGHTLFGQWTLAACQSKFQGLAEQLLLEKDKRHYDEMTRPPHIPVQELAKRTNHGNLKTAVSQGEAV from the coding sequence ATGTATCAAGCGGGCTGGGATAAACAGCAAATCAAAGTTACACCGAAAGGCTATGCTATGTTTGGTTATGGGCAATGGTCGCATCGTGCTTATGAACAGCGTACGGCTTTATATGCCCGTAGTGTGAGCATCGTCGATCCATCCGGTCATCGACTGCTACTTTGTTGTCTTGATTTAGGTTGTATTACCCATGCCATGCGCAGCCAAACGATAGCGCAGCTCACGCAGATCTTAGGTTCACAATTTGATGATAATCAATTGGTGTTAATGGCGACCCATACCCACTCTGGGCCTGGTGGCTGTGGTTATGAAGCCTTATATAATCTACCGACACCTGGTTTTGTGCCTGAACATCTCAGTGCAATTGTCGAGGCGATTGTACTGAGTATTCAAAATGCAATCGGGTCTGAACAAGACACCGAGATTTTCTTGGGGACGCAACATTTTTCAGAACCAATACCTATCGCATGGAATCGCTCAATCAAAGCGTATAATCGTAACCCAGAGGTTCAGCCACGCACTGACGCTGAAACGCATTTGGCTTTAAACCGTGAAATGCAATTGATTGGTTTTTATCGTGAACAAAAATTGCAGTCCTTTATCTCCTTATTTGGGGTACATGCAACCTGTTTGGGAAATTCTTTAAACGCCTATGATGGCGATAATAAAGGTTATGCGGCTGCATTTTCTGAGCAGGCTTTAACTGAGCAAGGAATTGAAAATCCAGTCACGATTTTTGCTCAAGCAACCGCAGGGGATGTATCGCCACATTTTCATGGCAAAGATCAGCTCAAGATTCGCAATCGAATTAAGGGTGAGCAGGAATATCAATACGCGCAACAAAATGGGCGTTATCAAAGTGAACTGGCCTTAAGTACCTTACAGCAGAATATTGCTAAAACTTTGGAAAAAGTCGAAGGCAGGATCGATGCTGTTTTGTCCTATGTTGATCTGAGCAATATTGAGATTCCAGAGGCGTTCGTAGCGGGGCAAAAGCATGCGAAGACCAGCCAGCCCTGTCATGGCACTGCATTTTTTGCAGGCACACCTGTGGATGGTTTAGGTGCACCCAAACCCTTAATCATGGGGATGCAATTTTTAGCCGATCAATTTCGCAAACAAAAAATCAAGCATCCCAAAGCAGCAGACTTTGCAGACTATCAACAGCTATATGCATCTCAAGGGCCGAAACAGATTTTACTGGAAGCAGGTGCCAAAAAGATTTTAGGTCAACCGATTGGTTTTCCGCCGAGTATGCTTGATCCGCTGATTGCCGAAATGAATCGACAAGTGAAAGCAGGGGCGATTCAGCACAGTCCTTTAGTCCCAAGTGTGGTTCCCTTACAAATTGTGCGATTAGGTCAATTGGCTTTGATTTGCTGCCCAGGAGAATTTACGACTATCGCAGGGCAGCGTGTAGTTGATACAGTTAAACAGATGCTTGCAGCACAGGCTTCAATTGAAAGCGTTTGGTTGGCATCGTACTGCAATGATTATATGGGTTATGTCACCACCTATGAAGAATACCAAGCGCAGGCGTATGAAGGTGGACATACCTTATTTGGTCAATGGACATTGGCAGCCTGTCAGAGCAAGTTCCAAGGCTTAGCAGAACAGTTATTATTAGAAAAAGATAAACGTCATTACGATGAAATGACACGACCACCGCATATTCCAGTGCAGGAACTCGCAAAACGCACTAATCATGGCAATTTAAAAACTGCCGTCAGCCAAGGAGAGGCAGTATGA
- a CDS encoding AraC family transcriptional regulator: MRYPTGLKTLFFGGQNGLMPKQFINSAEAQQYIPPTILASLIHYAEQQQWEYAAWFQDSGLDIAHIQQTQGVVRFPQLCDVIRQAIATYQQPDLGLKLGSSEGLISMGILGFAMQSCKTVADALEIALRYHRISGSVLNINFSIQGDLCELEVTEASPCNELTAFFHDELFSSIITCLNAMLGDHDDVVSLELSYFPSEYQAQYNDIFGCPVQFNRDKNIMRFSRRLLQRSLKNYSPANYATAIHICEQALKEIDQLNQVGYVHLLDHLIEQHLPERFEMQHAAEQLHLSERHLRRQLLAEGLSFQQIRQNVLERKAKQLLEQNLSMSEISLQLGFSELREFRRAFKRWTGQAPSIYKQEAHF, encoded by the coding sequence ATGCGATACCCAACAGGGTTAAAGACACTTTTCTTTGGGGGGCAAAACGGACTTATGCCTAAACAATTCATCAATAGCGCTGAAGCACAGCAGTACATCCCACCAACCATTCTGGCCAGCCTGATTCACTATGCGGAGCAACAGCAGTGGGAGTATGCTGCATGGTTTCAGGATTCAGGCTTGGACATCGCTCACATTCAGCAAACCCAAGGCGTGGTTCGTTTCCCTCAACTATGTGATGTGATACGTCAGGCTATTGCAACCTACCAACAACCCGACCTTGGTTTAAAACTTGGCAGTAGTGAAGGTTTGATTTCAATGGGGATTCTAGGTTTCGCCATGCAATCCTGCAAAACCGTTGCAGATGCCTTAGAAATTGCTCTTCGTTATCATCGAATTTCTGGCAGTGTCTTGAATATCAACTTTTCCATTCAAGGTGATCTTTGTGAATTGGAAGTGACTGAGGCCTCTCCCTGCAATGAACTCACTGCCTTTTTCCATGATGAATTATTTAGCAGCATCATCACCTGTTTAAATGCGATGCTGGGTGATCATGATGATGTAGTGAGCCTTGAGCTCAGCTATTTTCCAAGCGAATACCAAGCACAATATAACGATATTTTTGGCTGCCCAGTCCAATTTAACCGTGATAAAAATATCATGCGTTTTAGTCGTCGCCTGTTGCAGCGCAGCTTAAAAAATTACAGCCCCGCCAACTATGCAACTGCGATACACATCTGTGAACAAGCCCTAAAAGAAATAGACCAATTAAATCAAGTCGGATACGTTCACTTACTTGATCATTTAATTGAACAGCATTTACCTGAACGTTTTGAGATGCAACATGCTGCTGAACAATTACATCTCAGCGAGCGTCATTTAAGACGGCAATTATTAGCAGAGGGCTTGAGTTTTCAACAAATTCGGCAAAATGTATTAGAACGCAAAGCCAAGCAATTACTGGAACAAAACCTGTCGATGAGTGAAATTAGCCTGCAATTGGGTTTTAGCGAATTACGTGAATTCCGACGTGCCTTTAAACGCTGGACCGGACAAGCGCCTTCGATCTATAAACAAGAGGCTCATTTTTAA
- the tauD gene encoding taurine dioxygenase, which yields MTLNIEVIKPTIGAIIHDVDLNTADENTTQQIQQALLDHHVIFFRNQQLAPQAQAELARSFGSLHIHPIYPSIVDVPEIIVLDSWKQDLRDNELWHTDVTFSQKPPLGCVLQAIKIPPVGGDTLWSSGAAAFAALNKDLQQKLKGLTATHDIRQSFPIERFAHNDVERQKLEDTFKRNPPVVHPVVRTHPVTGQPILFVSEGFTTRINELDEVESAELLQYLFAHATNERFHLRWQWQAGDVAIWDNRCTQHKALFDYGDAHRIMHRATINGDVPFYQAAS from the coding sequence ATGACCTTAAATATTGAAGTTATTAAACCAACAATCGGTGCCATTATTCACGATGTTGACTTAAACACGGCTGATGAAAATACTACACAACAAATTCAACAGGCCTTGCTAGACCATCATGTAATTTTCTTCCGCAATCAGCAGCTCGCACCTCAGGCGCAAGCTGAGTTGGCACGTAGTTTTGGTTCTTTGCATATTCATCCGATCTATCCATCTATCGTGGATGTGCCTGAAATCATTGTATTGGACAGTTGGAAACAAGACTTACGTGATAATGAACTTTGGCATACCGATGTCACTTTCAGCCAAAAGCCACCATTGGGCTGTGTATTACAAGCCATCAAGATTCCACCTGTAGGCGGTGATACACTCTGGTCAAGTGGCGCGGCGGCATTTGCTGCTTTGAATAAAGACTTGCAGCAGAAGTTAAAAGGCTTAACCGCAACACATGACATTCGTCAGTCTTTCCCGATTGAACGTTTTGCGCATAATGATGTTGAGCGTCAAAAACTGGAAGACACCTTTAAGCGTAATCCACCCGTTGTTCATCCTGTGGTCAGAACACATCCTGTAACAGGCCAGCCCATCTTGTTTGTGAGTGAAGGATTTACTACACGTATTAATGAGCTGGATGAGGTTGAAAGTGCTGAATTGTTGCAATATTTATTTGCGCATGCCACCAATGAACGGTTCCATTTGCGTTGGCAGTGGCAGGCAGGCGATGTCGCGATTTGGGATAATCGTTGTACGCAGCATAAGGCTTTATTTGATTATGGTGATGCACATCGAATTATGCATCGTGCCACGATTAACGGTGATGTGCCGTTTTATCAAGCAGCGAGTTAA
- the tauC gene encoding taurine ABC transporter permease TauC, producing the protein MTGQAKNTAYELSKTEQLQSTNQAQSASFLSPIGAFFTRHRSLALSLSSVLGVLVIWYLITALKIVPSLFLPSPQAVWQKFLEVSQQGFMKATLWQHLAASISRVLLALVAAIAIGVPLGLWMGLNKWVRAVLDPLVELLRPIPPLAYLPLLVIWFGIGETTKVLLIFFSILAPVIISSTHGVLSHQLNRERAALSLGASQSQVFWHVILPTALPHILTGIRIGLGVGWSTLVASELVAADRGIGFMVQSAAQFLITDTVVLGIIVIAIVAVSFELFLRWLQKQLSPWYGQQL; encoded by the coding sequence ATGACGGGTCAAGCAAAAAATACAGCTTATGAGCTGAGTAAGACAGAACAACTACAATCGACGAATCAAGCTCAGTCTGCTTCTTTTTTGAGTCCAATAGGAGCTTTCTTTACTCGTCATCGTAGTTTAGCACTCAGTCTTTCCAGTGTACTCGGTGTCTTGGTGATTTGGTATTTGATTACCGCATTAAAAATTGTCCCAAGCCTGTTTTTACCCAGTCCACAAGCGGTATGGCAGAAGTTCCTTGAAGTCAGCCAGCAAGGTTTTATGAAAGCCACTTTATGGCAACACTTGGCAGCAAGTATTTCACGTGTCTTATTGGCCTTAGTTGCCGCGATAGCCATTGGTGTGCCTTTAGGTTTATGGATGGGTTTAAACAAATGGGTGCGTGCAGTGCTTGATCCATTGGTTGAGTTATTGCGTCCGATTCCACCTTTGGCCTATTTACCACTATTGGTGATCTGGTTCGGGATTGGTGAAACCACTAAAGTGCTTTTGATTTTCTTTTCGATCCTTGCACCTGTGATTATCAGCAGTACCCATGGCGTACTCAGCCATCAGCTCAACCGTGAGCGTGCAGCATTGTCTTTAGGCGCAAGCCAGTCGCAAGTGTTTTGGCATGTGATTTTACCAACCGCTTTACCGCATATCTTGACGGGTATCCGTATTGGTTTGGGGGTGGGCTGGTCAACATTGGTGGCTTCGGAATTAGTGGCAGCAGATCGAGGCATTGGTTTTATGGTGCAGTCTGCAGCACAGTTCCTGATTACCGACACAGTGGTTCTCGGCATTATTGTGATTGCGATTGTCGCGGTTAGTTTTGAATTGTTTTTGCGTTGGTTACAGAAGCAATTATCTCCTTGGTATGGCCAACAGTTATAA
- a CDS encoding taurine ABC transporter ATP-binding protein — protein MSVLAAEHLHLTFPKQTVPVLQDINLKIEEGTLTVILGESGCGKTTLLNILAGFQQPSSGQIKLDREVVTAPDARRAVVFQDHALLPWLNVSENIGFALQLKGLKAQEIQQQVDAILKIVGLSHVAQANIWELSGGMKQRVGIARALISHAAFILLDEPFAALDAFTRETMQQLVLDLWIEQNKSFFLITHDIEEALLLSNQLVLMTARPGKIVETLKLDFAARYKQGESIRAIKSDPKFIQLREQLFERLRAQKQTGHEVAV, from the coding sequence ATGAGCGTATTAGCTGCCGAGCATCTTCATTTAACTTTTCCAAAGCAGACTGTACCTGTATTGCAAGATATCAATCTGAAGATTGAAGAAGGTACGTTGACTGTGATTTTGGGTGAGTCTGGCTGTGGTAAAACGACATTACTCAACATCTTAGCTGGCTTTCAACAGCCAAGTTCAGGTCAGATTAAACTGGATCGTGAAGTGGTGACTGCGCCTGATGCGCGCCGTGCAGTGGTATTTCAGGATCATGCGCTGTTACCTTGGTTAAATGTCTCTGAAAATATCGGTTTTGCTTTACAGCTCAAGGGTTTGAAAGCGCAAGAAATTCAGCAGCAAGTCGATGCAATTCTAAAAATTGTTGGTTTAAGTCACGTAGCTCAAGCCAATATCTGGGAATTGTCCGGTGGCATGAAACAACGGGTTGGGATTGCACGTGCCTTGATCAGCCATGCGGCATTTATTTTACTGGATGAGCCTTTTGCTGCGCTTGATGCCTTTACCCGTGAAACCATGCAACAGTTGGTGCTGGATTTATGGATTGAACAAAATAAATCGTTCTTCCTGATTACTCATGACATTGAGGAAGCACTATTGCTGAGTAATCAACTGGTGCTAATGACTGCTCGCCCAGGCAAGATTGTCGAAACTTTAAAGCTGGATTTTGCAGCGCGTTATAAGCAAGGCGAATCGATTCGTGCGATTAAGTCTGATCCGAAATTTATCCAATTACGCGAGCAATTGTTTGAACGTTTACGTGCGCAGAAACAGACAGGACATGAGGTGGCTGTATGA
- the tauA gene encoding taurine ABC transporter substrate-binding protein — protein MKDHLIMGIKNVKPLIVTAIVLVTIVAFIVYQNQKDAAPVQSKNNKAVVIAYQTGVDPTKVAQANGDYERDSNQAIQWRKFDAGSDVVNALASGDVVIGNIGSSPLAAAASRDLPIEVFLVTAKLGGSEALVVSNKSGIQTPQDLIGKTIAVPFVSTTHYSLLSALKHWNIADNQVKIINLRPPEITAAWERGDIDATYVWEPALSKVKASGHVLTDSKQVGEWGAPTYDLWVVRKDFAEKNPEFLKAFVQTSLKQIESYNQDPKAFEQNAENIQKIAQLTGSDSKDIPLLLSGNLYLDRQQQQATLSGEFAKNIFDTATFLKSQGKVDQVKPDYQNNVTTNFLQP, from the coding sequence TTGAAAGATCATTTAATTATGGGCATCAAGAACGTTAAGCCGCTAATTGTTACAGCGATCGTCCTTGTGACGATTGTTGCTTTTATTGTCTATCAAAATCAAAAAGATGCTGCACCAGTTCAGTCTAAAAATAACAAGGCAGTGGTGATTGCCTATCAAACGGGTGTGGATCCAACCAAAGTGGCACAAGCCAATGGTGATTATGAACGTGATAGTAATCAAGCAATTCAATGGCGCAAGTTTGATGCAGGATCAGATGTGGTCAATGCACTTGCTTCTGGTGATGTCGTGATTGGTAATATCGGTTCTAGTCCATTGGCAGCCGCAGCTAGCCGTGATTTACCGATAGAAGTATTTTTGGTGACTGCAAAATTAGGTGGCTCCGAAGCTTTAGTTGTGAGTAATAAATCTGGGATTCAGACGCCTCAAGATTTAATTGGCAAAACTATTGCCGTTCCGTTTGTTTCAACGACACATTACAGCCTGTTATCAGCACTCAAGCATTGGAATATTGCAGATAATCAAGTCAAGATCATTAACTTACGCCCACCTGAAATTACAGCAGCTTGGGAGCGTGGTGATATTGATGCAACTTATGTTTGGGAACCTGCATTGAGTAAAGTTAAAGCCAGTGGTCATGTCTTAACAGACTCAAAACAAGTCGGCGAGTGGGGTGCACCAACTTATGATTTATGGGTAGTGCGTAAAGATTTCGCTGAAAAAAATCCAGAATTCTTAAAAGCCTTTGTACAAACCAGCTTAAAGCAGATTGAAAGCTATAACCAAGATCCGAAAGCATTTGAGCAAAATGCGGAGAATATCCAGAAAATTGCTCAGTTGACAGGGTCGGACAGCAAAGATATTCCATTGCTTCTTTCAGGAAATCTGTACCTTGATCGTCAGCAACAGCAAGCGACTTTATCGGGTGAATTTGCCAAGAATATTTTCGATACCGCAACTTTTTTAAAGAGCCAAGGTAAAGTCGATCAAGTCAAACCTGATTATCAAAATAATGTGACCACCAATTTCTTACAGCCATAG
- a CDS encoding rhodanese-like domain-containing protein: MNAQFDSAQAVESSFSSHGSSNDPQHILQRAQHYAEENELDFTGSIPPAEAWFLVQQGHAVLVDVRTNEERKFVGYVPESIHVAWATGTSFNRNPRFLKELDSKVGKDQTILLLCRSGKRSALAAAAAFSAGFAQVYNVLEGFEGDLNEQQQRNQSNGWRTHQLPWLQD; the protein is encoded by the coding sequence ATGAATGCTCAATTTGATTCTGCTCAAGCTGTGGAATCCAGCTTTAGTTCTCACGGTTCTTCAAACGATCCACAACATATACTGCAGCGTGCGCAACATTATGCAGAAGAAAATGAGCTTGATTTTACAGGCAGCATTCCTCCTGCTGAAGCCTGGTTTCTTGTTCAACAAGGCCATGCTGTTTTAGTGGATGTCCGTACCAATGAAGAACGTAAATTTGTGGGTTATGTTCCAGAAAGTATCCATGTAGCCTGGGCTACTGGAACATCATTTAACCGCAATCCACGTTTTCTGAAAGAACTAGATAGCAAAGTCGGTAAAGATCAAACCATTTTATTACTCTGCCGTAGTGGAAAACGCTCAGCCTTAGCAGCGGCAGCAGCTTTTAGTGCGGGTTTTGCCCAAGTTTATAATGTGCTGGAAGGTTTTGAAGGTGATTTAAACGAGCAACAACAACGTAATCAAAGCAATGGCTGGCGTACGCATCAGTTACCTTGGTTACAAGATTAA
- the epsC gene encoding serine O-acetyltransferase EpsC → MSQWKIQPVVEGLQQARHEWRERQHRIKEFGGRELPSKDALKSILDDLCGILFPMRLGPSDLRQETEDYYIAYTLDRVLNELFAQVKLALNYEAKSRVKPIPVSSNERLLYEQQVALAQTIVQDFANTLPNIRRLLDADVCAAYEGDPAAHSVDEVLLCYPGILAIIHHRVAHQLYHSVPLLSRIISELAHSATGIDIHPGAQIGKGFFIDHGTGVVIGETSVIGEYVRIYQAVTLGAKRFELNEDGALKKDYARHPIVEDHVVIYAGATILGCITIGKGSIIGGNVWLTHSVAAGSQILQSPSESLHNSKV, encoded by the coding sequence GTGAGCCAATGGAAAATACAGCCTGTCGTGGAAGGCCTACAACAAGCACGACATGAATGGAGAGAGCGTCAACATCGCATCAAAGAATTTGGTGGACGCGAACTGCCATCTAAAGATGCGCTTAAATCAATTTTAGATGATCTGTGTGGGATCTTATTTCCAATGCGGCTTGGGCCGAGTGATCTACGCCAAGAAACAGAAGATTATTATATTGCCTATACCCTTGATCGCGTCTTGAATGAACTGTTTGCGCAGGTCAAGCTGGCTTTAAATTATGAAGCCAAAAGTCGGGTTAAACCCATCCCTGTTTCAAGTAACGAGCGTCTGCTGTACGAACAGCAAGTCGCTTTGGCACAGACCATCGTACAAGATTTTGCCAATACCTTACCTAACATCCGTCGCTTATTGGATGCCGATGTCTGTGCAGCTTATGAAGGTGATCCCGCCGCACATAGTGTTGATGAAGTCCTGCTCTGCTACCCAGGTATTTTGGCAATCATCCATCATCGTGTAGCGCATCAGCTCTATCACAGTGTTCCACTGCTCTCACGCATTATTTCTGAATTGGCGCATTCGGCCACAGGGATTGATATTCATCCAGGCGCCCAAATTGGAAAAGGCTTCTTTATCGATCATGGCACAGGTGTAGTGATTGGTGAAACCTCAGTGATTGGCGAGTATGTGCGCATCTATCAGGCCGTTACGCTCGGCGCAAAACGCTTCGAGCTGAATGAAGATGGGGCACTGAAAAAAGATTATGCCCGTCACCCAATTGTTGAAGACCATGTGGTGATTTATGCAGGTGCAACCATTTTAGGCTGCATCACCATTGGTAAGGGCTCCATTATTGGCGGTAACGTTTGGCTGACACATAGTGTTGCAGCAGGCAGCCAGATTTTACAGTCGCCAAGTGAGTCATTACATAATAGTAAAGTTTAA
- a CDS encoding family 2A encapsulin nanocompartment shell protein, whose product MAKTTDKVQLALGDHAARQLANATKTVPQLSTITPRWLTHLLQWIPVEAGIYRVNRVSNTDDIQVACTQRDEATLPQTFVDYDAQPREYFLNGVSTVLDIHTRVADLYSSPHDQIKEQLRLTIETIKERQESELINNPEYGLLASVADEQRISTLNGPPTPDDFDDLLRKVWKEPGFFLAHPDAIAAFGRECTRRGVPPPTVSLFGSQFITWRGVPLIPSNKIPVEDGKTKILLLRVGEKRQGVVGLFQPGLAGEQSPGLSVRFMGINRNAIASYLISLYCSLAVLTEDALAVLEDVEVDKYHDYPVNYK is encoded by the coding sequence ATGGCAAAAACCACTGATAAAGTCCAACTTGCACTTGGGGACCATGCCGCTAGACAGCTTGCCAATGCCACCAAGACCGTTCCACAACTTTCGACCATTACCCCGCGTTGGCTCACGCATTTATTGCAATGGATTCCTGTTGAAGCAGGTATTTATCGCGTCAACCGTGTCAGCAATACCGATGACATCCAAGTTGCATGCACACAACGTGATGAGGCTACATTGCCCCAAACTTTTGTTGATTATGATGCGCAACCGCGGGAATATTTCTTAAATGGTGTTTCTACCGTTTTGGATATTCATACCCGTGTTGCCGATCTTTACAGCAGCCCACACGATCAAATTAAAGAACAATTACGTTTAACCATTGAAACCATTAAAGAACGCCAAGAAAGCGAGCTGATCAATAATCCTGAATATGGTTTATTGGCCAGTGTCGCAGATGAACAGCGTATCTCAACTTTAAATGGCCCCCCAACGCCAGATGACTTTGATGATTTATTGCGTAAGGTCTGGAAAGAACCAGGTTTCTTCCTTGCACATCCAGATGCGATTGCTGCATTTGGCCGTGAATGTACCCGTCGTGGTGTACCGCCACCAACTGTCAGTTTATTTGGTTCACAGTTCATCACATGGCGTGGTGTCCCACTGATTCCATCCAATAAAATTCCAGTGGAAGATGGTAAAACCAAAATCCTGTTACTCCGTGTAGGTGAAAAACGCCAAGGTGTTGTGGGCTTGTTCCAGCCGGGCTTGGCTGGCGAGCAGTCCCCAGGGCTTTCCGTACGCTTTATGGGCATCAATCGCAATGCAATTGCGTCTTATCTGATCTCACTATACTGTTCATTGGCAGTATTGACTGAGGATGCTTTGGCTGTGCTCGAAGATGTGGAGGTGGACAAATATCATGACTACCCAGTTAACTACAAATAA